The Yoonia sp. SS1-5 genome contains a region encoding:
- a CDS encoding pentapeptide repeat-containing protein: MSKSRIRPALTAAKVAAAGKPSGEDTIKRIASLTNNARNTWFSLLGVLLFLGITLLGVEDVDFYGHDRKTQLPLVGVAVPTQFFFWGAPLLVAANYIYFHLYLIRLWDALGEAPARVKDRPLGRAIPSWLVTDAALWLRNRIRVDGSTDMRPLEGLAAVLIFGLTWGLGLGIGVMAWWLSAVARDWMMTGLAVIAVISMTLIAVASFMAMWHRMGGNQQPVKPVSATICSAVVAIMLIGPTYFRTVNPAPWTYGVIESASSAAIIINEDGTETFTQGDAWEKYGYFYATRQSSLWERLWTLAEIDLEGENIVQRPGNWVPYALQRRDFERDWCKTEGVADCAYSPAQAKQMNDEFWIRQRAALSSLKRPTWHRVDRRKPDLRGANLTGAFLAGINLNGARLDAARLNSAVLVAADLRATTGLEAELDFADAQGANFSDADFSLARFASAGLQHADLKHATLEQAVFDKSLLGFDQSIPTNLTGADFGGAKLRDARFDGAILTGSTFEAAELDEVNFFQADLRGVSFLYATLRNGSVAEANLAGANLSEIVLDGAVLHDTNLAGANLAGIQATGADFAGADMTGADFSIAYISGPSLAGEEPLRDAIVTGSRHAGALRNIDLSQIHEMGQLDWRNVFIDGSVKGRDRLMDALGLDTPPCQWADEVLDNQTFRGRWAGWMNTAIEYDDGIYVSNFNVVNFNDLLPSDVAPIPPPDGCVWYDEPLEIIVLE; this comes from the coding sequence ATGAGTAAATCACGGATCAGGCCCGCCTTGACGGCCGCAAAGGTTGCAGCCGCTGGCAAGCCGTCTGGCGAGGACACGATCAAGCGGATCGCCTCGCTGACAAATAACGCGCGGAACACATGGTTTTCCCTGCTGGGTGTCCTGCTTTTTCTGGGCATCACCCTGCTTGGGGTCGAGGATGTGGATTTCTATGGCCATGACCGCAAGACGCAATTGCCCTTGGTCGGTGTTGCTGTGCCAACGCAGTTCTTCTTTTGGGGCGCGCCGCTTTTGGTTGCGGCCAACTACATCTACTTTCACCTCTATCTGATCCGGCTTTGGGATGCCTTGGGCGAGGCCCCCGCACGGGTCAAGGACCGGCCCTTGGGCCGCGCCATCCCGTCATGGCTGGTCACGGATGCGGCCCTTTGGTTGCGCAACCGGATCCGGGTGGATGGCAGTACAGATATGCGCCCCCTCGAAGGCTTGGCCGCTGTTTTGATCTTTGGGCTGACATGGGGGTTGGGCCTGGGGATCGGGGTGATGGCCTGGTGGTTGTCAGCCGTCGCACGCGACTGGATGATGACAGGCCTCGCGGTGATCGCCGTCATCAGCATGACGCTGATCGCAGTGGCCAGTTTCATGGCGATGTGGCATCGGATGGGCGGTAATCAGCAGCCGGTAAAACCTGTGTCAGCCACGATCTGTTCAGCTGTTGTGGCGATCATGCTGATCGGCCCCACCTATTTCCGCACCGTCAACCCGGCGCCCTGGACGTACGGGGTCATCGAAAGCGCCTCCTCCGCCGCCATAATCATTAACGAGGACGGAACGGAAACCTTCACGCAAGGAGACGCCTGGGAAAAGTACGGCTATTTTTACGCGACGCGGCAATCCAGCCTTTGGGAACGTTTATGGACATTGGCCGAGATTGATCTGGAAGGCGAAAACATCGTGCAGCGCCCCGGCAACTGGGTCCCATACGCCCTGCAACGGCGCGATTTTGAACGCGACTGGTGCAAGACCGAAGGGGTGGCCGATTGCGCCTATAGCCCCGCACAAGCCAAGCAGATGAACGATGAATTCTGGATCCGGCAACGCGCGGCCCTGTCCAGCCTCAAACGGCCCACCTGGCATCGCGTAGACCGGCGCAAACCCGACCTGCGCGGGGCCAACCTGACCGGCGCATTTCTCGCCGGGATCAATCTGAATGGCGCGCGGCTTGATGCGGCACGACTGAATTCTGCCGTGCTGGTTGCGGCCGACCTTCGCGCCACGACCGGGCTGGAGGCAGAGTTGGACTTTGCCGACGCGCAGGGGGCCAATTTCAGCGATGCTGACTTTTCCCTTGCCCGGTTCGCCAGTGCCGGATTGCAACATGCAGATCTAAAACACGCAACCCTGGAACAAGCCGTTTTTGATAAGAGTCTTCTTGGTTTCGACCAATCTATACCTACCAATCTGACCGGCGCGGATTTCGGTGGCGCCAAATTGCGGGATGCCCGCTTTGATGGGGCCATATTGACCGGCAGTACATTTGAAGCCGCCGAATTGGACGAGGTGAATTTTTTCCAAGCAGACCTGCGCGGCGTCAGTTTCCTTTATGCCACCCTGCGCAATGGATCGGTTGCCGAGGCCAATCTGGCGGGCGCCAATCTGTCAGAGATCGTTCTGGATGGGGCAGTCCTGCATGATACCAATCTGGCCGGCGCGAACCTTGCAGGTATTCAGGCCACAGGCGCCGATTTCGCAGGCGCTGATATGACCGGCGCCGATTTCAGCATCGCCTACATCTCCGGACCATCGTTAGCAGGCGAAGAACCGCTGCGCGATGCGATCGTGACTGGCAGCCGCCACGCCGGAGCATTGCGCAATATTGATTTGTCACAAATCCATGAAATGGGTCAACTGGATTGGCGAAATGTATTTATTGATGGCAGCGTCAAGGGCCGCGATAGATTGATGGACGCACTCGGCCTGGATACCCCGCCTTGCCAATGGGCGGACGAGGTGCTTGACAACCAGACATTCCGGGGCCGTTGGGCAGGCTGGATGAACACCGCCATCGAATATGACGACGGCATTTATGTCTCGAACTTCAATGTCGTGAACTTCAATGACCTGTTGCCAAGCGATGTTGCCCCCATCCCCCCGCCCGATGGCTGCGTCTGGTATGATGAGCCGCTGGAAATCATCGTCTTGGAATAG
- a CDS encoding TfoX/Sxy family protein: MSVSDADIAFATDLFSDLGQVTTRKMFGGLGLYHAGTIFALVSSEGRIYVKTTPDMAQALAEQGSAQFHNMPYWSLPDDALDQPAEACGWAIRFLQQD, from the coding sequence ATGAGCGTCTCTGACGCTGATATTGCCTTTGCTACGGATCTGTTCAGTGACCTGGGTCAAGTCACAACCCGCAAGATGTTCGGCGGGCTGGGCCTGTATCACGCCGGTACGATCTTTGCGCTGGTCAGCAGCGAAGGGCGTATTTATGTCAAGACGACGCCTGACATGGCACAGGCGCTTGCCGAACAAGGCTCTGCGCAATTTCACAATATGCCCTATTGGTCCCTGCCGGATGACGCGCTGGATCAACCGGCCGAGGCCTGCGGCTGGGCGATCAGGTTTCTGCAGCAGGACTAA
- a CDS encoding pentapeptide repeat-containing protein, translating to MPIKRTRPAGLRPAPTLPNHRKSPDHLGRIAALSKNARTTWFSLLGVLLFVGVTLLGFAHIDFYGYDRQTALPLIGVSVPTIFFFWTAPLLVAANYVYFHLYLIRLWDALGDAPARIGGEPLGRAIPPWLVTDAALWLRHLARGDDCTDTRPLEGLTAVLNFALTWCLGLLIGGMAWWLSGVARDAMMTGLAALALSGMMLTAVTSFAGLWSRMVRDRMPGRPVGATFAALFTALCLAAPSYFRTVDPAPWMMETERMRVWDAASGQLVDAEIVTPIYADHETPLWDRLWTLAEINLEGENIVEKPGNWLPFGLVWAEFERGWCAREAPDDCAVLGAHADAINEEFWNRQDSTLAFLKRPQWHNPGQRKPDFRGANLRETFLADIDLDGAMLHGADLSEAELRGADLSGAIMDWAILEEAALQGIDLEDASLNGADMTDAQLWGAVMDNARLQAANLAGANLRAASLKDAVMQRANFQWADLRGANVSGAQMQLVDLREADARAATLVFADLQDANLTHSVLSNADLSTANLQNANLASTELQDALLYAANLTGARLGNAVLTRANLSSAKLAGVNLDRARLDGTVLNGVSMSGADLSFSWIEGISIAPFDILRPETGGGWPQADILQAEHSITGTRNQGGAVREVDFAAGPVIAGLDWRNAFVDGSVTGQDRLTAAMGLATPPCQWTNAVLDDATFYGRWRGWLALNPDPTSDLMYNWAGIAPAKWADVTAIPPPPGCAWATGPLTP from the coding sequence ATGCCAATCAAACGGACCCGCCCGGCAGGATTACGGCCCGCGCCCACCCTGCCCAATCACCGCAAGTCGCCGGACCATCTGGGCCGGATTGCAGCGTTAAGCAAGAATGCGCGCACGACTTGGTTCTCGCTCCTCGGTGTGCTGCTTTTCGTCGGGGTGACCCTGCTGGGGTTCGCGCATATCGACTTTTACGGCTATGACAGGCAGACGGCCTTGCCGCTGATCGGGGTCTCGGTGCCGACGATCTTCTTTTTCTGGACCGCCCCGCTGCTTGTTGCGGCCAACTACGTCTATTTTCATCTGTATCTGATCCGCCTGTGGGACGCACTGGGGGACGCGCCGGCGCGGATCGGGGGCGAACCTCTTGGCCGGGCGATCCCGCCCTGGCTGGTGACGGATGCCGCATTGTGGCTGCGACATCTGGCGCGGGGGGATGACTGCACCGATACGCGTCCGCTGGAAGGTCTGACCGCCGTGCTGAACTTTGCCCTGACATGGTGCCTGGGCTTGCTGATCGGGGGCATGGCCTGGTGGCTGTCAGGCGTGGCAAGGGACGCGATGATGACCGGGCTGGCCGCGTTGGCATTGTCGGGCATGATGCTGACGGCAGTGACAAGCTTTGCCGGGCTCTGGTCCCGTATGGTCAGGGACAGGATGCCCGGGCGTCCGGTGGGCGCCACATTTGCGGCCCTCTTTACCGCCCTCTGCCTTGCCGCACCCAGCTATTTCCGCACAGTCGATCCCGCACCCTGGATGATGGAAACGGAACGGATGCGGGTCTGGGACGCAGCAAGCGGGCAACTGGTCGATGCCGAGATTGTCACCCCGATCTACGCAGATCACGAAACGCCATTGTGGGACCGGCTGTGGACCTTGGCCGAGATCAATCTTGAGGGTGAGAACATCGTCGAAAAGCCGGGCAACTGGCTGCCATTCGGGCTGGTCTGGGCAGAGTTCGAACGCGGCTGGTGCGCGCGCGAAGCCCCCGACGATTGCGCGGTTTTGGGGGCACATGCGGACGCCATCAACGAAGAGTTCTGGAACCGGCAGGATTCCACATTGGCGTTTCTGAAGCGCCCGCAATGGCATAACCCCGGTCAGCGCAAGCCGGACTTTCGCGGGGCGAACCTGCGCGAGACCTTCTTGGCTGACATTGATCTGGATGGCGCGATGCTGCACGGCGCAGATCTGAGCGAGGCGGAATTGCGTGGCGCAGACCTGAGCGGTGCCATCATGGATTGGGCCATACTGGAAGAAGCCGCATTGCAGGGCATCGACCTTGAAGACGCCTCGCTGAACGGGGCGGACATGACGGATGCGCAGCTTTGGGGGGCGGTCATGGACAATGCGCGCTTGCAGGCTGCAAACCTTGCAGGCGCCAACCTGCGCGCTGCATCGCTGAAAGACGCGGTCATGCAACGGGCGAATTTTCAGTGGGCCGATCTGCGGGGCGCCAATGTCTCGGGGGCGCAAATGCAGCTTGTCGATCTGCGCGAGGCTGACGCACGCGCCGCGACGCTGGTGTTTGCCGATCTGCAAGACGCAAACCTGACCCATAGCGTCCTGTCCAATGCCGATTTGAGCACCGCCAATTTGCAGAACGCCAATCTGGCCAGCACGGAGTTGCAAGATGCCTTGCTTTATGCGGCAAATCTGACCGGCGCGCGGCTTGGAAATGCGGTGCTGACACGGGCCAATCTGAGTTCCGCAAAGCTGGCGGGCGTAAATCTTGACCGGGCGCGGCTTGATGGCACCGTGCTGAACGGCGTCAGCATGTCCGGCGCGGATCTGAGTTTCTCGTGGATAGAGGGCATTTCGATCGCACCATTTGATATCTTGCGCCCAGAGACGGGCGGCGGATGGCCACAAGCCGATATTCTGCAGGCTGAACATTCCATCACAGGAACACGCAATCAGGGCGGTGCGGTCAGAGAAGTCGATTTTGCCGCTGGCCCGGTCATCGCCGGGCTTGATTGGCGCAATGCTTTTGTCGATGGCAGCGTTACAGGTCAGGATCGGCTGACCGCCGCCATGGGGCTTGCCACGCCCCCCTGCCAATGGACCAATGCGGTTCTGGATGATGCCACATTTTATGGCCGGTGGCGTGGCTGGCTGGCGCTCAACCCCGATCCGACCAGCGATCTGATGTACAATTGGGCCGGGATCGCCCCTGCAAAATGGGCAGATGTAACCGCCATCCCCCCACCGCCGGGCTGCGCATGGGCAACCGGCCCGCTTACCCCCTGA
- the tgt gene encoding tRNA guanosine(34) transglycosylase Tgt, with product MSFSFDLRATDGAARTGTIHTPRGDIRTPAFMPVGTAATVKAMMPESVAATGADILLGNTYHLMLRPTAERIDRLGGLHRFMNWDKPILTDSGGFQVMSLSSLRKLTEEGVTFKSHIDGSKHHLTPERSMEIQKLLGSDIVMCFDECPALPADRDRIAQSMELSMRWAQRSRDAFGDRPGHALFGIQQGGLEEDLRAQSAAALREIEFDGYAVGGLAVGEGQEAMFKVLDFAPAQLPVDKPRYLMGVGKPDDIVGAVKRGIDMMDCVLPSRSGRTGQVFTRRGVVNIKNARHADDPRPLDEACTCPACAHYSRAYLHHVFRAQEMISGMLLTWHNLHYFQEIMAGMRAAIADGAFAAWEADFHAERALGDIAPV from the coding sequence ATGAGCTTTTCATTTGATCTGCGCGCCACTGATGGCGCCGCCCGTACCGGGACTATTCATACGCCGCGTGGCGATATCCGCACCCCTGCCTTCATGCCAGTGGGGACGGCTGCAACCGTCAAGGCGATGATGCCGGAAAGCGTGGCTGCCACCGGCGCTGATATCCTGTTGGGGAACACCTATCACCTGATGTTGCGTCCCACTGCCGAACGGATCGACAGGCTGGGCGGGCTGCATCGGTTCATGAACTGGGACAAGCCCATCCTGACCGACAGTGGCGGTTTTCAGGTCATGTCGCTGTCATCCCTGCGCAAATTGACCGAAGAAGGGGTGACCTTCAAATCGCATATTGACGGGTCAAAACACCACCTGACCCCCGAACGCTCGATGGAGATCCAGAAGCTTCTGGGGTCCGATATTGTCATGTGCTTTGACGAATGCCCGGCATTGCCCGCTGATCGCGACCGGATCGCGCAAAGCATGGAATTGTCCATGCGCTGGGCGCAGCGATCCCGCGACGCATTCGGGGACAGGCCCGGGCACGCGCTGTTCGGGATCCAGCAGGGCGGGCTGGAGGAAGACCTTCGGGCGCAGAGCGCGGCAGCCCTGCGCGAGATTGAATTTGATGGCTATGCGGTTGGCGGTCTGGCCGTGGGCGAGGGGCAGGAAGCGATGTTCAAGGTTCTGGACTTTGCGCCTGCGCAGCTTCCCGTTGATAAGCCGCGCTACCTGATGGGGGTGGGCAAGCCCGACGATATCGTTGGCGCCGTCAAGCGCGGCATCGACATGATGGATTGCGTCTTGCCAAGCCGGTCGGGGCGGACCGGTCAGGTCTTTACCCGGCGCGGGGTGGTCAACATCAAGAACGCACGACACGCCGATGACCCGCGACCGCTGGACGAGGCCTGCACATGCCCGGCCTGTGCGCATTATTCGCGGGCCTATCTGCACCATGTCTTCCGGGCGCAGGAGATGATTTCCGGCATGCTGCTGACATGGCACAACCTGCATTACTTTCAGGAGATCATGGCAGGGATGCGGGCGGCGATTGCGGATGGGGCGTTTGCGGCGTGGGAGGCGGATTTTCACGCCGAACGTGCCTTGGGTGACATCGCACCCGTCTAA
- the tpiA gene encoding triose-phosphate isomerase — translation MPRKLAAGNWKMNGLRADLSELETLASAHSDATVDILICPPATLIGAAQGTLFDIGGQDCHANAKGAHTGDLSAAMLADAGASYVLTGHSERRTDHAETDAIVAAKSQAAYGAELTAVICIGETLAEREGGTTLAVIDTQLAGSVPDAATARNTVIAYEPVWAIGTGKVPTAAQIAEVHAHIRARLTDRFSDGAEFRILYGGSVKGSNAAEIFAIPNVDGALVGGASLKAADFSPIISALEAS, via the coding sequence ATGCCTCGCAAACTTGCCGCCGGAAACTGGAAGATGAACGGGCTGCGTGCTGATCTGTCCGAGCTGGAAACGCTCGCCTCAGCCCATTCTGACGCGACGGTTGATATCCTGATCTGTCCCCCCGCCACGTTGATCGGGGCGGCACAGGGGACGTTGTTCGATATTGGCGGCCAGGACTGTCATGCAAATGCCAAGGGCGCCCATACCGGTGATCTGAGCGCTGCGATGCTGGCCGATGCCGGTGCCAGCTATGTGCTGACCGGTCATTCGGAACGCCGCACCGATCACGCCGAAACCGATGCAATCGTCGCGGCAAAATCACAGGCGGCCTATGGCGCCGAGCTGACCGCCGTGATCTGCATCGGCGAGACCCTCGCCGAACGTGAGGGCGGCACGACACTTGCCGTGATCGACACGCAATTGGCGGGCTCGGTTCCGGATGCGGCAACCGCCCGGAATACCGTCATCGCCTACGAGCCTGTCTGGGCCATTGGCACCGGCAAAGTCCCGACAGCCGCGCAGATTGCAGAAGTTCACGCCCATATCCGCGCCCGTCTGACAGACAGGTTCAGCGACGGCGCAGAGTTCCGCATCCTATATGGCGGCTCTGTCAAAGGCAGCAACGCGGCCGAGATTTTTGCCATTCCCAATGTCGATGGCGCGCTGGTTGGCGGCGCAAGCCTGAAGGCGGCTGATTTTTCGCCCATCATCAGCGCATTGGAAGCAAGCTGA
- a CDS encoding pentapeptide repeat-containing protein translates to MSDDATTPQVSAEDAIARIAELTRNTRTTWFSLLGVLLFVGVTLLGFDHIDFYGYDRQTQLPLIGVSVPTRFFFWTAPILVAANYIYFHLYLIRLWDALGDAPPQVKGAPLGRAIPPWLVVDAALWLRNQRRADGCTDRRPLEGLAALLNFLLTWGLGLVIGVMAWWLSAVARDLMMTGLAAMALAAMTLTAIASLVAMWHRMVRNQPPGRPILAGSVAVLIALALAAPTYFRTTDPAPWMTQLAELQVRSDDGDRMVRKLRAVPTYAQQSSPLWDRLWTLAEIDLEGEELVERPRDWLPYDLVRAEALRDWCGKSTMPGCGTTGEYDRDFNAEFWDRRKSVLAPLRRPEWHRPGRDKPDLRGANLRSTFLAGLDLSQTNLEGADLRNAELQAANLRDANLRLADLGSAQMQGVDLDWANLRQADLRNVALHWARLNRVEGQGAFFGGANLRGAMLEFAALRGASFHGAKLRWTHFDRSYLTDADFGRADLQLARLSSFSMERAVFAHASLEQTLIEKTLLDGGDLWHLYSNARLNGSIHLGGALRNLDLRHIDPQSRGFDWRTVFADGSVQGQTAFAQAMGLAGPPCHWTSDILDDATFFGHWRGWIEAAPEDFYPSWGTASPADWQEVAPIPPPAGCVWATTPQAVAALRGSR, encoded by the coding sequence ATGAGCGATGATGCTACGACCCCGCAGGTTTCGGCGGAAGATGCGATTGCCCGCATTGCCGAACTGACCAGGAACACCCGCACGACCTGGTTTTCGTTGCTGGGTGTTTTGTTGTTCGTGGGTGTCACGCTGTTGGGGTTCGACCATATCGACTTTTACGGCTATGACCGACAGACCCAACTGCCCCTGATCGGCGTGTCGGTGCCGACCCGCTTCTTTTTCTGGACCGCTCCGATCCTTGTGGCGGCCAACTACATTTACTTTCACCTCTATTTGATCAGGCTTTGGGATGCGTTGGGCGATGCGCCCCCACAGGTCAAAGGCGCCCCGCTTGGCCGTGCCATCCCACCCTGGCTGGTGGTCGATGCCGCCCTGTGGCTGCGCAACCAGCGGCGCGCGGATGGATGTACAGACCGGCGCCCATTGGAAGGGCTGGCCGCCTTGCTGAACTTTCTGCTGACCTGGGGGCTTGGCCTTGTGATTGGTGTGATGGCCTGGTGGCTTTCGGCGGTGGCCCGGGATCTGATGATGACCGGTCTGGCTGCCATGGCCCTTGCCGCCATGACCTTGACGGCGATTGCCAGCCTTGTGGCCATGTGGCATCGGATGGTGCGAAACCAACCGCCCGGTCGGCCCATTCTGGCCGGATCCGTTGCCGTCCTGATCGCTTTGGCCCTTGCGGCCCCGACCTATTTCCGCACAACCGATCCAGCCCCGTGGATGACCCAGTTGGCAGAGCTGCAGGTGCGCAGCGACGATGGCGACCGCATGGTCAGGAAGTTGCGCGCGGTCCCGACATATGCGCAGCAATCATCCCCGCTTTGGGACCGGCTGTGGACGCTGGCCGAGATTGATCTTGAAGGCGAGGAACTGGTCGAGCGGCCACGGGACTGGTTGCCCTATGATCTGGTCCGCGCTGAGGCGCTGCGCGACTGGTGTGGCAAATCGACTATGCCGGGCTGTGGGACAACGGGCGAATATGATCGGGATTTCAATGCAGAGTTCTGGGACAGGCGCAAATCGGTGCTGGCCCCCCTACGACGACCCGAATGGCACCGGCCCGGCCGCGATAAACCTGATTTGCGTGGTGCCAACCTGCGCAGCACCTTTCTGGCAGGGCTGGATTTGTCACAGACTAATCTGGAAGGGGCCGATCTGCGCAACGCCGAATTGCAGGCCGCCAATCTGCGCGATGCAAATCTGCGATTGGCCGATCTTGGGTCTGCGCAGATGCAAGGCGTTGATCTGGATTGGGCAAACCTGCGTCAGGCGGATCTGCGAAATGTCGCGCTGCACTGGGCGCGTCTGAACCGGGTCGAGGGGCAAGGCGCTTTCTTCGGGGGTGCAAATCTGCGCGGTGCGATGCTGGAATTTGCGGCATTACGCGGCGCGTCATTTCATGGCGCGAAACTGCGCTGGACCCATTTTGACCGCAGCTATCTGACGGATGCCGATTTCGGCCGCGCCGACCTGCAGCTTGCCCGCCTGTCCTCTTTTTCCATGGAAAGGGCAGTATTTGCCCATGCCAGTCTGGAACAAACCTTGATCGAAAAGACGCTACTGGATGGGGGGGACCTTTGGCATCTCTATTCCAACGCACGGCTGAATGGCAGCATCCATCTGGGTGGCGCGTTACGAAACCTTGATTTGCGCCATATTGATCCGCAAAGCCGGGGTTTTGACTGGCGCACTGTGTTTGCGGATGGCAGCGTTCAGGGCCAGACGGCATTTGCACAAGCCATGGGACTGGCCGGACCGCCCTGCCATTGGACCAGCGACATCCTGGACGACGCTACTTTCTTTGGCCATTGGCGCGGCTGGATCGAAGCCGCACCTGAGGACTTCTACCCCTCATGGGGCACGGCCAGCCCGGCTGACTGGCAAGAGGTTGCACCCATTCCACCCCCTGCCGGATGCGTATGGGCAACGACGCCACAGGCGGTTGCAGCCCTGCGCGGGTCGCGCTGA
- a CDS encoding 2-oxoglutarate and iron-dependent oxygenase domain-containing protein — translation MTDPTIPRIDAKALLAGARDVEQVVADAASDVGFLIIENTPFSKARMQTLLSAYHQFFTLPSAQKEAVNIARTGSNRGWGASGAEQVDPDANPDYKQFFDCGLELPAGDPLTALSCYAPNQWPEMPDGFAALLQTYFTDACAFSLDVLCAIVKAIGEDQGYFRDKFGTPMALLRGNYYPTRPAWAGAKDFGIATHTDYGCLTLLATDGSDGLEVRKRGGGWIPVAAAPGAFIINFGEMLEMWTNGRIKATPHRVVGTSAERISIPLFFNPDHDANVAPLGSGRVIDARTHLDARYAETYVHLSTV, via the coding sequence ATGACTGATCCCACGATCCCCCGGATCGACGCCAAGGCGTTGTTGGCAGGCGCGCGTGACGTCGAACAGGTTGTCGCGGATGCGGCCAGCGATGTGGGGTTTCTGATCATCGAGAATACGCCATTCTCAAAGGCGCGCATGCAGACCCTGTTATCGGCTTATCACCAGTTCTTTACGCTGCCATCAGCGCAGAAAGAGGCGGTGAACATTGCGCGCACCGGATCAAACCGGGGCTGGGGGGCGTCTGGCGCCGAACAGGTCGATCCTGACGCGAACCCCGACTACAAACAGTTTTTCGATTGTGGGCTGGAACTGCCGGCGGGTGATCCGCTGACCGCGTTAAGCTGCTATGCGCCAAATCAGTGGCCGGAAATGCCGGACGGGTTTGCGGCATTGCTGCAGACCTATTTCACCGATGCCTGCGCCTTTTCGCTTGATGTGCTCTGCGCCATCGTGAAGGCGATTGGTGAAGATCAGGGCTATTTCCGGGACAAATTCGGCACGCCCATGGCGCTGCTGCGGGGAAATTACTATCCGACCCGTCCTGCCTGGGCCGGCGCAAAGGATTTCGGAATTGCGACCCATACCGATTATGGCTGCCTGACATTGCTGGCCACAGATGGATCGGACGGGCTGGAGGTGCGCAAGCGTGGCGGCGGCTGGATACCTGTTGCCGCAGCACCGGGCGCGTTCATCATCAATTTTGGCGAGATGCTTGAGATGTGGACCAATGGCCGGATCAAGGCCACGCCGCACCGGGTAGTGGGCACATCTGCTGAACGGATATCCATTCCGCTATTTTTCAATCCTGATCATGATGCAAATGTGGCGCCTCTCGGCTCGGGCCGGGTGATTGACGCACGCACGCATCTCGATGCCCGATACGCGGAAACATACGTGCATCTCAGCACCGTTTAG
- a CDS encoding SUF system Fe-S cluster assembly protein, translating into MTETNAQMEGAPLIAPSTTDHPLYEDIVQACRSVYDPEIPVNIYDLGLIYTIDIKEDNAVNVIMTLTAPGCPVAGEMPGWVADAIEPLPGVKMVDVEMTFEPQWGMDMMSDEARLELGFM; encoded by the coding sequence ATGACCGAGACGAATGCCCAGATGGAAGGTGCGCCGCTGATTGCGCCCTCGACCACCGATCATCCGCTGTACGAGGATATCGTGCAGGCCTGCCGTTCTGTCTATGACCCTGAAATTCCGGTGAATATCTACGATTTGGGATTGATCTACACGATTGATATCAAAGAAGATAACGCCGTGAATGTCATCATGACCCTGACCGCACCGGGCTGCCCGGTCGCAGGCGAAATGCCGGGCTGGGTCGCGGATGCGATCGAGCCCTTGCCGGGGGTCAAGATGGTGGATGTCGAAATGACGTTCGAGCCGCAATGGGGCATGGACATGATGTCAGACGAAGCCCGCCTTGAACTGGGGTTCATGTAG
- a CDS encoding iron-sulfur cluster assembly accessory protein produces MFGIPGKQAVSITPKAAAQIAKLMEKDGHQGLRIGVKKGGCAGMEYTMDYVTEVDPHDEVVETDGARVMIAPMAQMFLFGTEIDYEVSLLEAGFKFRNPNVVDACGCGESIKFDESIAAKS; encoded by the coding sequence ATGTTCGGCATTCCCGGCAAGCAGGCCGTCAGTATTACCCCAAAGGCGGCGGCACAGATCGCCAAGCTGATGGAAAAGGATGGCCATCAGGGCTTGCGCATCGGCGTCAAGAAAGGCGGCTGTGCGGGGATGGAATATACCATGGACTACGTGACCGAAGTCGACCCGCATGACGAGGTTGTCGAAACCGACGGTGCCCGCGTCATGATTGCGCCAATGGCGCAGATGTTCCTGTTCGGCACCGAAATCGACTATGAAGTGTCCTTGCTTGAGGCTGGTTTCAAATTCCGCAATCCGAATGTCGTGGATGCATGCGGCTGCGGTGAATCCATCAAGTTCGATGAAAGCATCGCCGCAAAATCATGA